A window from Thioclava sp. GXIMD2076 encodes these proteins:
- a CDS encoding AGE family epimerase/isomerase, which translates to MCDPVAPREMMESDGAWLADPHHQAWLAEDAERQLRFFLGSLKGRGRFAVLDHEGRAIPGPQELHTTTRLIHSYSLGLSFGFAEGADMIDAGMGFLWREHRDAKRGGFFAAVRSGVTNGTKMAYGHMFVLLAAASAKRAGHPDADRLLGDVAEVLERRFWDEGAGLFVEDWSEDWLHLSKYRGMNANMHATEAHLAAYEATGERAYLERAGRIIDVFIRRLAPEYNWRIPEHYTEEWTVDRAYEGDPMFRPRGTTPGHSVEWARLVLHYWDLRGRVDEDLPEAARILVEEALRLAWRREGGFAYTLDFDGQVDRKARYWWPVCEGIGAISAILKTGTFARGEEWYRRLWAFAEAHLVDRKRGGWYPELDETGRPADGQFKGKPDLYHALQADLIPLTQGVSRLQDGLEAWATA; encoded by the coding sequence ATGTGTGATCCTGTTGCACCGCGCGAGATGATGGAGAGCGATGGCGCGTGGCTGGCCGACCCGCATCATCAGGCATGGCTGGCCGAGGATGCCGAGCGGCAGTTGCGGTTCTTTCTGGGCAGTCTGAAAGGCCGCGGGCGGTTTGCGGTGCTCGATCACGAGGGGCGGGCGATCCCCGGTCCGCAGGAGCTTCATACGACCACGCGGCTGATCCATTCCTATTCTCTGGGCCTGTCTTTCGGCTTTGCCGAGGGTGCCGATATGATTGATGCGGGGATGGGGTTCTTGTGGCGCGAGCATCGCGATGCCAAGCGCGGGGGCTTCTTCGCGGCGGTGCGCTCGGGCGTGACGAATGGGACAAAAATGGCCTATGGCCATATGTTCGTGCTGCTGGCGGCGGCATCCGCCAAGCGGGCAGGGCATCCCGATGCGGACCGGTTGCTGGGGGATGTGGCCGAGGTGCTGGAGCGCCGGTTCTGGGACGAGGGCGCGGGGCTCTTTGTCGAGGACTGGTCGGAGGATTGGCTGCATCTGTCGAAATATCGCGGGATGAACGCCAATATGCATGCGACCGAGGCGCATCTGGCAGCCTATGAGGCGACGGGCGAGCGCGCCTATCTGGAGCGGGCGGGGCGGATCATCGATGTGTTCATCCGGCGGCTGGCACCGGAGTATAACTGGCGGATCCCCGAGCATTATACCGAGGAATGGACGGTGGACCGCGCCTATGAGGGGGATCCGATGTTCCGGCCCCGCGGCACGACGCCCGGCCATTCGGTGGAATGGGCGCGGCTGGTGCTGCACTATTGGGATCTGCGGGGACGGGTGGACGAGGACCTGCCGGAGGCTGCGCGGATCCTTGTGGAGGAAGCGTTGCGGCTGGCCTGGCGGCGCGAGGGCGGGTTTGCCTATACGCTGGATTTCGACGGGCAGGTGGACCGCAAGGCGCGCTATTGGTGGCCGGTTTGCGAGGGGATCGGCGCGATATCGGCCATCCTGAAAACGGGCACCTTTGCACGGGGCGAGGAATGGTATCGCAGGCTCTGGGCCTTTGCCGAGGCGCATCTGGTGGATCGCAAGCGCGGCGGTTGGTATCCTGAACTCGACGAGACCGGCCGCCCTGCGGACGGCCAGTTCAAGGGTAAGCCGGATCTCTATCACGCGCTGCAGGCCGATCTGATCCCGCTCACCCAAGGAGTGTCGCGGCTGCAGGACGGGCTGGAGGCCTGGGCGACGGCCTAG
- a CDS encoding ferritin-like domain-containing protein, which yields MTQTDASFDIPETLAACATSVLTTADAMEKTGRSRAYAAEWFRRRKAGDPMPIGSCPPPLQPARPEAPALLSPREVPRRRPGTTAGRKALLHAVAHIELNAVDLHWDIIARFTDVTMPIGFYDDWVQSADEESKHFRLMSACLETMGSFYGELPAHAGMWRAAEDTATDLMGRLTVVPMVLEARGLDVTPGMIEVFRKAEQPDAIAALETIYAEEVGHVAYGSKWFNFLCGRHAIDPKDEFHRLVRHYFHGALKPPFNEEKRADAGLPPDFYWPLAEEAGFTRDLP from the coding sequence ATGACCCAGACAGATGCTTCTTTCGACATTCCCGAGACACTGGCCGCCTGCGCGACCTCCGTTCTGACCACCGCCGATGCGATGGAAAAGACGGGGCGCTCGCGGGCCTATGCCGCCGAATGGTTCCGCCGCCGCAAAGCGGGCGACCCGATGCCCATCGGATCCTGCCCGCCGCCCCTGCAACCCGCCCGCCCCGAGGCCCCTGCCCTGCTCTCGCCGCGCGAGGTGCCGCGCCGGCGTCCGGGCACGACCGCTGGCCGCAAGGCGCTCCTGCATGCGGTGGCCCATATCGAGCTGAACGCGGTGGACCTGCATTGGGACATCATCGCCCGCTTCACCGATGTCACCATGCCGATCGGCTTCTATGATGACTGGGTGCAATCGGCGGATGAGGAATCCAAACATTTCCGTTTGATGAGCGCCTGCCTCGAGACCATGGGAAGCTTTTATGGCGAATTGCCCGCCCATGCGGGGATGTGGCGCGCCGCCGAGGATACCGCGACCGATCTGATGGGCCGCCTGACCGTCGTGCCGATGGTGCTCGAGGCCCGCGGCCTTGATGTGACGCCCGGTATGATCGAGGTCTTCCGCAAGGCAGAACAGCCCGATGCCATCGCAGCCCTAGAGACGATCTATGCCGAGGAAGTCGGCCATGTCGCCTATGGATCGAAATGGTTCAACTTCCTCTGTGGCCGCCATGCCATTGATCCAAAAGACGAATTTCACCGTCTTGTGCGCCATTACTTCCATGGCGCCCTCAAGCCGCCCTTCAACGAGGAAAAGCGTGCCGATGCGGGCCTGCCACCCGATTTCTACTGGCCGCTGGCCGAGGAGGCAGGCTTCACCCGCGATCTGCCCTAG
- a CDS encoding replication initiation protein: MNELDIPKDHLSGSLRRGAVKKHVAAIHVSGKLTLLQRKLSNVLLLNAYDTLISQQVHRIDARTLCLMIGYNSNDMDTLKQSLRGLAETVAEWDMLDSEGKQEWGISSLLSYAKLKGGVCEYAYSPALAEKLNDPKVFALINLNIQRRFTSGHALALYENCYRFVRTGSSGWWSLDLFRRLMGVADSDYYEVFKHLNAKIIKPAVAEVNKSSNIMVTPEFKKMGRSVTEIRFRISENPQLAILDLDDGEGLRKSPIYARLLALGVSDRLARQWLTEHGEEYVRQKVDYVAGQGAVKNAIGYLSAALKDDYRPDAPEVSPRNPEPDPTLSARVRQLTVIRDLAASRTPTQRDADKRLFLSRLEGAERDDFERHGWMSALNAGAIAAFWKELSPDAFDV, from the coding sequence ATGAACGAGCTAGATATTCCGAAGGACCACCTGAGCGGGTCCCTGCGCCGTGGCGCAGTCAAGAAACATGTGGCGGCGATCCACGTCTCGGGCAAGCTGACACTGTTGCAGCGCAAGCTGTCGAACGTGCTGTTGCTGAATGCCTATGACACGCTGATCAGCCAGCAGGTGCACCGGATCGATGCCCGCACGCTGTGCCTGATGATCGGCTATAACTCGAACGATATGGATACGCTGAAACAGTCCCTGCGCGGATTGGCCGAGACGGTGGCCGAATGGGACATGCTCGATAGCGAGGGCAAACAGGAATGGGGGATCAGCTCGCTTCTGTCCTATGCCAAGCTGAAAGGCGGCGTGTGCGAATATGCCTATTCGCCCGCTCTTGCCGAGAAGCTGAATGACCCGAAAGTGTTCGCGCTGATCAACCTCAATATCCAGCGGCGGTTCACCTCGGGCCATGCGCTGGCGCTTTACGAGAATTGCTACCGCTTCGTGCGGACGGGGTCTTCGGGCTGGTGGAGCCTCGATCTGTTCCGGCGACTGATGGGCGTGGCCGATAGCGATTATTACGAGGTGTTCAAGCATCTCAACGCCAAGATCATCAAACCCGCCGTGGCCGAGGTGAACAAATCCTCCAACATCATGGTGACGCCGGAATTCAAGAAGATGGGACGCTCGGTGACGGAGATCCGTTTCCGGATCAGCGAGAACCCGCAGCTGGCGATCCTCGATCTTGATGACGGGGAGGGGCTTCGCAAGAGCCCGATCTATGCGCGGCTTCTGGCGCTCGGCGTGTCGGACCGGCTGGCGCGGCAATGGCTCACCGAACATGGTGAGGAGTATGTGCGCCAGAAAGTGGATTATGTGGCGGGGCAGGGCGCAGTCAAAAACGCCATCGGCTATCTGAGCGCGGCGTTAAAGGATGATTACCGCCCCGATGCGCCGGAGGTTTCGCCGCGAAACCCCGAGCCCGATCCAACATTGTCGGCGCGGGTGCGGCAGCTGACGGTGATCCGCGATCTGGCGGCTAGCCGCACGCCCACCCAGCGTGATGCCGATAAACGGCTGTTCCTGTCGCGGCTCGAAGGGGCCGAGCGGGATGATTTCGAGCGTCATGGCTGGATGTCGGCGCTGAATGCCGGCGCTATTGCCGCCTTCTGGAAGGAGCTGTCCCCCGATGCCTTCGATGTGTGA
- a CDS encoding DUF475 domain-containing protein — protein sequence MLKYFYWPFAVTVLALAGAFALGLQYSATLSGAFGFLLIGGILAVLEISLSFDNAIVNANKLETMDEKWRKRFLTWGILIAVFGMRIIFPLLIVVVAAGIGPIEAVRLAATKPAEYAEIIHGAHLEIAAFGGAFLMMVALSYFVDAEKEVDWIAGVERGLRRFGAVKGTEIVLVLLVMMGFSTALPEAVQDEFLFAAIFGLATFLGVELLGAYLDKREAVGAVAKGGLGAFLYLEVLDASFSFDGVIGAFALTQNLFLIAIGLGIGAMYVRAMTLMLVERGTLTEFRYLEHGAFWSILVLSVIMFVQTLTPIPELVTGLLGAGFIALAFLSSVRYNRRVKA from the coding sequence GTGCTGAAATACTTTTACTGGCCCTTTGCGGTGACGGTGCTGGCCTTGGCCGGTGCCTTTGCGCTGGGGCTGCAATATAGCGCGACGCTGTCGGGCGCTTTCGGCTTCCTGCTGATCGGGGGGATTCTGGCGGTGCTGGAGATCTCGCTGTCCTTCGACAATGCGATCGTGAACGCCAACAAACTCGAGACAATGGACGAGAAATGGCGAAAGCGGTTCCTGACATGGGGTATCCTGATCGCCGTGTTCGGGATGCGGATCATTTTCCCGCTTCTGATCGTGGTGGTGGCGGCAGGGATCGGGCCGATCGAGGCGGTGCGTCTGGCGGCGACGAAACCTGCGGAATATGCGGAGATCATTCATGGCGCGCATCTCGAGATCGCGGCCTTTGGCGGCGCGTTCCTGATGATGGTGGCGCTGAGCTATTTCGTCGATGCCGAGAAGGAGGTCGACTGGATCGCGGGTGTCGAACGGGGGTTACGCCGGTTCGGGGCGGTGAAGGGCACCGAGATCGTGCTGGTGCTTCTGGTGATGATGGGCTTTTCGACCGCGCTGCCCGAGGCGGTGCAGGACGAGTTCCTGTTTGCCGCCATTTTCGGGCTGGCGACCTTTCTCGGGGTCGAGCTATTGGGCGCCTATCTCGACAAGCGAGAGGCCGTAGGGGCTGTGGCCAAGGGGGGATTGGGCGCGTTTCTCTATCTGGAAGTGCTGGATGCGAGCTTCAGCTTTGACGGCGTGATCGGGGCCTTCGCGCTGACGCAGAACCTGTTTCTGATCGCCATCGGGCTCGGGATCGGGGCGATGTATGTGCGGGCGATGACCCTGATGCTGGTGGAGCGCGGCACGCTGACAGAGTTCCGCTATCTCGAGCACGGGGCGTTCTGGTCGATTCTCGTGCTGTCGGTGATCATGTTCGTGCAGACATTGACGCCGATCCCCGAGCTGGTGACGGGGCTCTTGGGAGCGGGGTTCATCGCTTTGGCCTTCCTGTCCTCGGTCCGGTATAACCGGCGGGTGAAGGCGTGA
- a CDS encoding AAA family ATPase encodes MASKSGNGSRTDLPPYFNIDPEEAAKKLSESIDTARFARAAAFASRGRDDLARRGYAPDGKKRLRKFSIWEICKYLIPVAPAHLRRVLKANPDLPQGDGDSGSKWFTLEDILVLREHFAEEGAQNRQYKPWRPEGLPAKVVAVANFKGGVGKTTTAAHLAMSAALDGYKVLVIDLDSQGSMTSVMGGQVADEWQTAFPMLAHDYAKALQEENRIREAGGQPTYPLDETLKEALEVSPRNLIQKTHWPNIDLIGAQLNLYWAEFQVPVWRMQLRSWPLWDALSNALEDGGILDDYDLVFLDTPPALGYLTINALAAADILLVPLGASFLEFDSTGRFFDMIYSTFASIEDGENRMRRADGLPEIGFEWDAVRAIVTRFDAAQQTDLANVVQAYFGDFMTTYRQEVTAMVGQAGEQVSGIYETDYRDFNRDTYIRGRETFDRTWAEVKEVILGTWWRDMKLNEAEQNSQSEEG; translated from the coding sequence ATGGCAAGCAAATCTGGTAACGGCAGCCGCACGGATCTGCCCCCGTATTTCAATATAGACCCCGAAGAAGCCGCAAAGAAGCTCTCCGAGAGCATCGACACGGCCCGCTTCGCGCGCGCGGCGGCCTTCGCCTCCCGCGGCCGCGACGATCTGGCCCGCCGCGGCTACGCGCCCGATGGCAAGAAGCGCCTGCGGAAATTCTCGATCTGGGAGATCTGCAAATATCTGATCCCCGTTGCTCCGGCCCATCTCCGGCGTGTGCTCAAGGCCAATCCCGATCTGCCCCAGGGTGACGGGGATAGCGGGTCCAAATGGTTCACGCTCGAGGATATTCTCGTCTTGCGTGAGCATTTCGCCGAAGAAGGTGCGCAGAACCGGCAGTATAAACCTTGGCGCCCTGAAGGTTTACCGGCAAAAGTCGTTGCGGTAGCCAACTTTAAAGGCGGCGTCGGAAAGACCACGACCGCGGCGCATCTGGCTATGTCGGCCGCGCTTGATGGCTATAAGGTTCTGGTCATCGATCTCGACAGTCAGGGTTCGATGACATCGGTGATGGGGGGGCAGGTGGCCGATGAATGGCAAACAGCGTTCCCGATGCTGGCACATGACTATGCCAAGGCGCTGCAGGAGGAAAACCGCATCCGTGAGGCGGGAGGGCAGCCGACCTATCCCCTTGATGAGACTCTGAAAGAAGCACTGGAGGTTTCGCCGCGAAACCTGATCCAGAAAACGCATTGGCCCAATATCGATCTGATCGGGGCGCAGCTCAACCTCTATTGGGCCGAGTTCCAGGTCCCGGTCTGGCGGATGCAGCTCCGGAGCTGGCCGCTTTGGGATGCGCTCTCCAACGCACTGGAAGATGGCGGTATTCTGGACGACTACGATCTCGTCTTCCTCGATACGCCTCCCGCACTCGGGTACCTGACGATCAACGCGCTGGCGGCGGCCGATATTCTTCTGGTGCCGCTCGGGGCATCTTTCCTCGAATTCGACAGCACGGGGCGGTTTTTCGACATGATCTACTCGACCTTTGCCTCCATCGAGGATGGCGAGAACCGGATGCGTCGTGCTGATGGCCTGCCGGAGATCGGGTTCGAATGGGATGCGGTGCGTGCGATCGTGACCCGTTTCGACGCAGCCCAGCAGACCGATCTGGCCAATGTCGTGCAGGCCTATTTCGGGGATTTCATGACGACCTACCGGCAGGAGGTCACCGCGATGGTGGGGCAGGCGGGCGAGCAGGTCTCCGGGATCTACGAGACCGATTACCGAGATTTCAACCGTGACACCTATATCCGCGGCCGGGAAACTTTCGACCGGACATGGGCGGAGGTGAAGGAGGTCATTCTCGGCACATGGTGGCGGGATATGAAGCTGAACGAGGCCGAGCAGAATAGCCAGAGCGAGGAGGGCTGA
- a CDS encoding ParB/RepB/Spo0J family partition protein yields the protein MAKRRKLIAPSADDLSRLEDEFRRETSSRSFTAAPIAQVAAETASSYDPRPAEDRERAARDRNDAESFRQKTEAGLVMLEIPLEEIDADALVRDRVVLDAEDMQELQMSIAANGLRLPIEVYPLAEDGRGFRYGLLSGYRRFRAVQALLELTEKPAYTKIRAVLRDPEAMGGTFAAMIEENEIRANLSHFERGRIAVIASQQGAFVNVEAAVDALFPMASKGKRSKIRSFALIFEELGDMLRFPELMKERDGLKLAAALRGGAEARLRDLLARRDPANAADEAEMVLEALAQLEPVEADPARGGRPKKPAARAERAREVRKLTSGITLKTISEANGWSVKIEGGNVDGEMIDAVMQKLAYLLETP from the coding sequence ATGGCGAAACGGAGAAAACTGATAGCACCGAGCGCGGATGATCTGAGCCGTCTTGAAGACGAGTTTCGCCGCGAAACCTCCTCGCGCAGCTTTACCGCTGCACCGATTGCGCAGGTCGCCGCCGAGACGGCAAGCTCCTATGATCCGCGTCCCGCAGAGGATCGTGAACGGGCCGCGCGCGACCGTAACGATGCCGAAAGCTTCCGGCAGAAGACGGAAGCGGGGCTTGTTATGCTCGAGATCCCGCTCGAGGAGATCGATGCGGATGCGCTGGTGCGCGACCGTGTAGTGCTGGATGCCGAGGACATGCAGGAGCTGCAGATGTCGATTGCCGCCAATGGTTTGCGGCTACCGATCGAGGTCTATCCCCTGGCCGAGGATGGACGGGGCTTCCGCTACGGGCTGTTGTCGGGCTACCGGCGCTTCCGGGCGGTGCAGGCGTTGCTCGAGCTGACCGAAAAGCCCGCCTATACAAAGATCCGCGCCGTGTTGCGCGACCCCGAGGCGATGGGCGGCACCTTTGCGGCGATGATCGAGGAAAACGAGATCCGCGCCAATCTGAGCCATTTCGAGCGTGGACGGATCGCGGTGATCGCCAGCCAGCAGGGGGCGTTTGTCAATGTGGAGGCGGCGGTCGATGCGCTGTTCCCGATGGCCTCCAAGGGCAAGCGCTCGAAAATCCGCTCTTTCGCGCTGATCTTCGAGGAGCTGGGCGACATGCTCCGCTTCCCCGAGCTGATGAAGGAGCGGGACGGGCTGAAGCTGGCAGCGGCCCTGCGGGGCGGGGCGGAAGCGCGGCTGCGCGATCTGCTTGCGCGTCGCGACCCCGCCAATGCGGCAGACGAGGCGGAGATGGTGCTCGAGGCTCTGGCGCAGCTGGAGCCGGTGGAGGCCGATCCTGCGCGGGGCGGGCGCCCGAAAAAGCCCGCCGCACGCGCGGAACGGGCGCGCGAGGTGCGCAAGCTGACAAGCGGCATCACGCTGAAGACGATATCGGAGGCGAATGGCTGGTCGGTGAAGATCGAGGGCGGGAATGTGGATGGCGAGATGATCGATGCGGTCATGCAAAAGCTGGCCTATCTGCTGGAAACCCCCTGA
- a CDS encoding NAD(P)/FAD-dependent oxidoreductase: MMRFDAIIIGAGAAGLMAAIETGRSGRSVCLIDHTARPGEKIRISGGGRCNFTNRELDHLTARDRFLSQNPRFALSALSRYSPQDFINRLDRAGIAWHEKHKGQLFCDGKASQIVDMLCRDLREAGGTLMLETTVDAVTREGTDFHLATSQGPLTTPKLVIATGGKSIPKMGATGFGYKIAEQFGLSLTDTRPALVPLTFAEQELVKTKPLAGTATPVSIQHNKTRFEEDLLFTHRGLSGPAILQISSYWRDGDPLTLDLLPGQDIAILLAEQRQEKGRMALHNALARWLPDKIAALAVAESGLTGRLADQNNAKLDHLATYVHKWQIKPVGSEGYRTAEVTLGGVSTKELDAKTLEAKSQPGLFFIGEVVDVTGWLGGYNFQWAWASGFAAGRA, encoded by the coding sequence ATGATGAGATTTGACGCAATAATCATTGGCGCTGGCGCCGCAGGCCTGATGGCCGCAATCGAAACCGGACGCAGCGGAAGGTCGGTCTGTCTGATCGATCACACTGCACGACCTGGCGAAAAAATACGGATCTCCGGCGGAGGCCGGTGCAACTTCACGAATCGCGAGCTCGATCACCTGACAGCCCGCGACCGATTCCTCTCGCAAAACCCGCGCTTTGCGCTCTCTGCACTTTCGCGCTACAGCCCGCAGGACTTTATCAATCGCCTCGACCGCGCGGGCATCGCATGGCACGAGAAACACAAGGGACAGCTCTTCTGCGACGGAAAAGCCTCGCAGATCGTCGATATGCTATGTCGCGACCTGCGCGAGGCTGGTGGGACCCTCATGCTCGAGACGACCGTCGATGCCGTCACCCGCGAGGGCACAGACTTCCACCTCGCCACCTCGCAAGGCCCCCTCACCACCCCCAAACTCGTCATCGCGACCGGCGGCAAATCGATCCCCAAAATGGGCGCCACCGGTTTCGGCTACAAGATCGCCGAACAGTTCGGCCTGTCGCTCACCGACACCCGCCCTGCCCTGGTGCCCCTCACCTTTGCAGAACAGGAACTGGTGAAAACCAAACCGCTCGCAGGGACCGCAACCCCCGTCTCCATCCAGCACAACAAAACCCGTTTCGAGGAAGATCTTCTCTTCACCCATCGCGGCCTCTCGGGCCCCGCCATCCTGCAGATCTCAAGCTACTGGCGCGACGGCGACCCGCTTACCCTCGACCTACTGCCCGGTCAGGACATCGCCATCCTTCTGGCGGAGCAACGGCAGGAAAAAGGGCGCATGGCGCTGCATAACGCGCTGGCCCGATGGCTCCCCGATAAGATCGCCGCGCTGGCGGTGGCCGAGTCGGGCCTCACGGGCCGTCTGGCCGACCAGAACAACGCCAAGCTCGACCACCTCGCCACCTATGTCCATAAATGGCAGATCAAGCCGGTGGGCTCCGAGGGCTACCGCACCGCCGAGGTCACGCTGGGCGGCGTCTCCACCAAGGAGCTCGATGCCAAGACCCTCGAGGCAAAATCCCAGCCCGGCCTCTTCTTCATCGGCGAGGTCGTCGATGTAACGGGCTGGCTCGGCGGCTATAACTTCCAATGGGCCTGGGCCTCGGGCTTTGCCGCAGGCCGCGCCTGA
- a CDS encoding cupin domain-containing protein, with amino-acid sequence MIDFQRFPDALTTDLGAFTPLDGALTEGLSEASKSLWTSADGRVELGLWACTAGLFDLEMEGGSEFCHFLQGRLKVIQPDGSTTEYGPGDALMMPLGWRGRWEVLEPLRKIYMYDYKQA; translated from the coding sequence ATGATCGATTTCCAACGTTTTCCCGATGCGCTGACCACTGATCTCGGCGCGTTTACCCCGCTCGATGGGGCTCTGACCGAAGGGCTGAGCGAAGCCTCCAAGTCTCTCTGGACGAGTGCGGATGGTCGTGTCGAGCTGGGGCTCTGGGCGTGCACGGCAGGCCTGTTCGATCTGGAGATGGAGGGCGGATCGGAGTTTTGCCATTTCCTGCAGGGGCGGTTGAAGGTGATACAGCCTGATGGCAGCACCACCGAATACGGACCGGGCGATGCGCTGATGATGCCGCTCGGCTGGCGCGGACGTTGGGAGGTGCTGGAACCTCTGCGCAAAATCTACATGTATGATTACAAACAGGCCTGA
- a CDS encoding 2-hydroxyacid dehydrogenase, whose translation MSKTKVMVLQPLRPVAMARLEEGYEVLRADLAQDRAAFLAAHGAGVRAVVTDGHCNVTAEILSAMPDLEIVACSSAGFDGFDLEGMAARGVALTNSSPALCDDVADCAIMLMLGASRQLVAGEAWVRSGTWGSRGPMGLTRSLKGKVMGIVGLGTIGEAIARRAQAMAMEVRYWNRRPKDVPYTYVPDLVQLAEEADVLVVIVAGGEGTRHLIDGQVIDALGPEGLLINVARGSVVDEAALIAALKEGRLGMAGLDVYDNEPTPAAELVALPNVTLYPHHASGTQETRDAMAGLVVDNLNAHFSDAELVSPVDLGRYVEA comes from the coding sequence ATGAGCAAAACGAAAGTTATGGTATTGCAGCCGTTGCGCCCGGTGGCGATGGCGCGGCTGGAGGAGGGCTACGAGGTGTTGCGCGCCGATCTGGCGCAGGACCGCGCCGCGTTTCTCGCCGCCCATGGCGCGGGCGTGCGGGCAGTGGTGACGGATGGCCATTGCAATGTGACAGCCGAAATCCTGTCCGCGATGCCGGATCTGGAGATCGTCGCCTGTTCCTCGGCGGGGTTTGACGGGTTCGATCTGGAGGGCATGGCTGCGCGTGGTGTCGCGCTGACCAATTCCTCGCCCGCGCTTTGCGATGATGTGGCCGATTGCGCGATTATGCTGATGCTGGGCGCCTCGCGCCAGCTGGTGGCAGGCGAGGCGTGGGTCCGCAGCGGCACATGGGGCTCGCGCGGGCCGATGGGGCTGACCCGCTCGCTGAAGGGCAAGGTGATGGGCATTGTCGGGCTCGGGACCATTGGCGAGGCGATCGCGCGGCGCGCGCAGGCGATGGCGATGGAGGTGCGCTACTGGAACCGCCGCCCGAAGGATGTGCCCTATACCTATGTGCCCGATCTGGTGCAGCTTGCCGAAGAGGCCGATGTGCTGGTGGTGATCGTGGCAGGCGGCGAGGGCACGCGCCATCTGATCGACGGGCAGGTGATCGACGCGCTTGGCCCCGAGGGCCTGTTGATCAATGTGGCGCGCGGCTCGGTGGTGGACGAGGCGGCGCTGATCGCCGCGCTGAAGGAGGGCCGTCTGGGGATGGCGGGGCTCGATGTCTATGATAACGAGCCTACACCCGCCGCCGAGCTGGTGGCTTTGCCCAATGTGACGCTCTATCCGCATCACGCATCCGGCACGCAGGAGACAAGAGATGCGATGGCGGGGCTTGTGGTCGACAATCTGAATGCGCATTTCTCTGATGCGGAATTGGTCAGCCCGGTGGATCTGGGCCGATATGTGGAGGCCTGA
- a CDS encoding trimeric intracellular cation channel family protein, translating into MMTPLAYTALFWLDIAGIAVFAASGALAAAKARQTLVTFAFFAAITGIGGGTLRDLLIDAPVFWVHNPWVLATCFAVSLAVWKTPKRFWNERAIDWFDAVGLAAYAVYGAAKALALGVSPLPAAAMGVITACAGGVFRDVLAGQPSIIIRPEIYVTAAAAASAGFVMLTWAGCPFAVAGPLAALLGFVLRALAIARGLSLPSYRD; encoded by the coding sequence ATGATGACACCGCTCGCCTATACCGCCCTGTTCTGGCTTGATATCGCCGGCATTGCCGTGTTTGCGGCCTCCGGCGCGCTGGCGGCCGCAAAGGCAAGGCAGACACTTGTGACCTTTGCCTTTTTCGCAGCGATCACCGGCATTGGCGGCGGCACATTACGTGATCTGCTGATCGACGCGCCGGTCTTCTGGGTGCATAACCCCTGGGTTCTTGCCACCTGTTTCGCCGTCAGTCTCGCGGTCTGGAAAACACCCAAGCGGTTCTGGAACGAGCGGGCGATCGACTGGTTCGATGCGGTCGGACTGGCGGCCTATGCGGTTTATGGGGCCGCCAAGGCGCTGGCTCTGGGGGTCTCGCCCCTTCCTGCCGCCGCCATGGGCGTTATCACGGCCTGTGCCGGCGGTGTATTCCGCGATGTGCTGGCGGGCCAGCCCTCCATCATCATCCGCCCCGAAATCTATGTGACGGCCGCCGCCGCCGCCTCGGCAGGATTTGTCATGCTGACATGGGCCGGTTGCCCCTTCGCGGTTGCAGGCCCTCTGGCGGCCCTGCTTGGATTTGTTCTCAGGGCGCTCGCCATCGCGCGGGGCCTGTCACTGCCCTCCTATAGGGACTGA